From Brassica oleracea var. oleracea cultivar TO1000 unplaced genomic scaffold, BOL UnpScaffold00825, whole genome shotgun sequence, the proteins below share one genomic window:
- the LOC106320120 gene encoding transcription factor CAULIFLOWER isoform X2 encodes MGRGRVEMKRIENKINRQVTFSKRRAGLLKKAHEISILCDAEVSLIVFSHKGKLFEYSSESCMEKVLEHYERYSYAEKQLKVPDSHVNAQTNWSVEYSRLKAKIELLERNQRHYLGEDLESISIKELQNLEQQLDTSLKHIRSRKNQLMHESLNHLQRKEKEILEENSMLAKQIRERESILRTHQNQSEQQNRSHHVAPQPQPQLNPYMASSPFLNMG; translated from the exons ATGGGAAGGGGTAGGGTTGAAATGAAGAGGATAGAGAACAAGATCAACCGACAAGTGACGTTTTCGAAAAGAAGAGCTGGTCTTTTGAAGAAAGCCCATGAGATCTCGATCCTTTGTGATGCTGAGGTTTCCCTTATTGTCTTCTCCCATAAGGGGAAACTGTTCGAGTACTCGTCTGAATCTTG CATGGAGAAGGTACTAGAACACTACGAGAGGTACTCTTACGCCGAGAAACAGCTAAAAGTTCCAGACTCTCACGTCAAT GCACAAACGAACTGGTCAGTGGAATATAGCAGGCTTAAGGCTAAGATTGAGCTTTTGGAGAGAAACCAAAG GCATTATCTGGGCGAAGATTTAGAATCAATCAGCATAAAGGAGCTACAGAATCTGGAGCAGCAGCTTGACACTTCTCTTAAACATATTCGCTCGAGAAAA AATCAACTAATGCACGAGTCCCTCAACCACCTCCAAAGAAAG GAGAAAGAAATACTGGAGGAAAACAGCATGCTTGCCAAACAG ATAAGGGAGAGGGAGAGTATCCTAAGGACACATCAAAACCAATCAGAGCAGCAAAACCGCAGCCACCATGTAGCTCCTCAGCCGCAACCGCAGTTAAATCCTTACATGGCATCATCTCCTTTCCTAAATATGGGGTAA
- the LOC106320120 gene encoding transcription factor CAULIFLOWER isoform X1, with product MGRGRVEMKRIENKINRQVTFSKRRAGLLKKAHEISILCDAEVSLIVFSHKGKLFEYSSESCMEKVLEHYERYSYAEKQLKVPDSHVNAQTNWSVEYSRLKAKIELLERNQRHYLGEDLESISIKELQNLEQQLDTSLKHIRSRKNQLMHESLNHLQRKEKEILEENSMLAKQIRERESILRTHQNQSEQQNRSHHVAPQPQPQLNPYMASSPFLNMGGMYQGEYPTAVRRNRLDLTLEPIYNCNLGYFAA from the exons ATGGGAAGGGGTAGGGTTGAAATGAAGAGGATAGAGAACAAGATCAACCGACAAGTGACGTTTTCGAAAAGAAGAGCTGGTCTTTTGAAGAAAGCCCATGAGATCTCGATCCTTTGTGATGCTGAGGTTTCCCTTATTGTCTTCTCCCATAAGGGGAAACTGTTCGAGTACTCGTCTGAATCTTG CATGGAGAAGGTACTAGAACACTACGAGAGGTACTCTTACGCCGAGAAACAGCTAAAAGTTCCAGACTCTCACGTCAAT GCACAAACGAACTGGTCAGTGGAATATAGCAGGCTTAAGGCTAAGATTGAGCTTTTGGAGAGAAACCAAAG GCATTATCTGGGCGAAGATTTAGAATCAATCAGCATAAAGGAGCTACAGAATCTGGAGCAGCAGCTTGACACTTCTCTTAAACATATTCGCTCGAGAAAA AATCAACTAATGCACGAGTCCCTCAACCACCTCCAAAGAAAG GAGAAAGAAATACTGGAGGAAAACAGCATGCTTGCCAAACAG ATAAGGGAGAGGGAGAGTATCCTAAGGACACATCAAAACCAATCAGAGCAGCAAAACCGCAGCCACCATGTAGCTCCTCAGCCGCAACCGCAGTTAAATCCTTACATGGCATCATCTCCTTTCCTAAATATGGG TGGCATGTACCAAGGAGAATATCCAACGGCGGTGAGGAGGAACCGTCTCGATCTGACTCTTGAACCCATTTACAACTGCAACCTTGGTTACTTTGCCGCATGA